From the genome of Leptodactylus fuscus isolate aLepFus1 chromosome 1, aLepFus1.hap2, whole genome shotgun sequence, one region includes:
- the SIGLEC15 gene encoding sialic acid-binding Ig-like lectin 15 — protein sequence MRVLLLLFAGCLCFQCINAAGNSWVLQVSKDVTGEIGKTVSLPCLFSYHHHLHKSHDSGLTVIWRIKHPYNGTVVFKCVSDSSGDPCKTTINYKNKFRLIGNLHNNNISISIDNLTWEDSNRYYCRVELSSDRHDKYETKSGTLLHISAPPRIVNISVAFDKSRGYHAVCTAEGEPIPTLVWTDPMNTHEVPLLTSPILKHQRTSELHHLRNDGKYTCVATNSHGRVEGSVYFFKYTAEGSGRISYIILCAALGAKLLLMFLMFGAVSYYSRDSTRSITTPSRNTQESTYENYNQRSQ from the exons ATGAGAGTTTTACTCCTATTATTTGCCGGTTGCCTCTGTTTTCAATGTATCA ACGCAGCTGGAAATTCTTGGGTTCTACAAGTTTCAAAAGATGTCACAGGTGAAATTGGTAAAACTGTCTCTTTGCCCTGTTTGTTCAGTTACCATCACCACCTTCACAAGAGCCATGACAGTGGGTTGACTGTAATATGGAGAATCAAACATCCTTACAATGGCACAGTGGTCTTCAAATGTGTGAGCGACAGCAGTGGTGACCCGTGTAAAACCACCATCAACTACAAGAACAAGTTCCGACTGATCGGGAACCTTCATAACAACAATATCTCCATCAGCATTGACAACCTGACATGGGAGGATAGTAATAGGTACTACTGCCGGGTGGAGCTGTCCAGTGATAGACATGACAAATATGAAACTAAATCTGGGACTTTGCTGCACATTTCTG CCCCTCCTCGGATTGTTAACATCTCAGTGGCATTTGACAAATCTCGGGGTTACCATGCGGTCTGTACAGCTGAAGGGGAGCCAATCCCGACTTTGGTCTGGACTGATCCTATGAACACCCATGAAGTCCCTCTTCTTACCAGTCCTATCTTAAAGCATCAAAGGACCTCGGAGCTACACCACCTGAGGAATGATGGGAAGTATACATGTGTGGCCACCAACAGCCATGGAAGAGTGGAAGGATCAGTGTATTTCTTTAAATATACAGCAGAAGGCAGTGGCAGAATAagctatattatactatgtgctgCACTTGGAGCCAAACTGCTGCTGATGTTCCTGATGTTTGGGGCGGTCAGTTATTACAGCAGAG